One window of the Mycobacterium xenopi genome contains the following:
- a CDS encoding cytochrome ubiquinol oxidase subunit I: MDLVDISRWQFGITTVYHFIFVPLTIGLAPLIAAMQTVWVATNNVAWYRLTKFFGKLFLINFAIGVATGLVQEFQFGMNWSEYSRFVGDVFGAPLAMEGLAAFFFESVFIGLWIFGWGRLPRLVHLGCIWVVAIAVNLSAFFIISANSFMQHPVGAHYNPTTKRAELDSIVALLTNNTALWAFAHAVVGSLLTAGVFVAGVCAWWMVRKPHADEARTMYRPAAILGCLVALAAAVGLFFTGDMQGKLMFRQQPMKMASAESLCHNESDPYFSILTIGTHNNCDSITRVIEARYVLPFLAEGKFSGVTLEGVKDIQQRYEKQFGPGDYRPNLFVTYWAFRVMVGLLVVPSLFSIVALWMTRGKRVVDRQWFSWLALLTIPTPFLANSAGWVFTEMGRQPWVVVPNPGGDQSIRITVAQAVSDHAPAMVMFSLATLTLVYAALAVIWFWLLRRYVAAGPQEHDAEPVPRPSPDQEQVAPLSFAY, translated from the coding sequence ATGGATTTGGTCGACATTTCTCGATGGCAGTTCGGGATCACGACGGTCTACCACTTCATTTTCGTGCCATTGACAATCGGTCTGGCGCCGCTAATCGCCGCGATGCAGACGGTCTGGGTGGCTACCAACAATGTCGCCTGGTATCGGCTCACGAAATTCTTCGGCAAGCTGTTTTTGATCAACTTCGCGATAGGCGTTGCGACCGGGCTGGTGCAGGAGTTCCAGTTCGGCATGAATTGGAGTGAATATTCACGGTTCGTCGGCGACGTATTCGGGGCGCCGCTGGCGATGGAGGGTTTAGCCGCGTTTTTCTTCGAGTCCGTCTTCATCGGCTTGTGGATCTTCGGCTGGGGCCGACTGCCTCGGTTGGTGCATTTGGGATGCATCTGGGTGGTAGCGATCGCGGTGAATCTATCTGCGTTCTTTATCATTTCGGCGAACTCCTTCATGCAGCATCCGGTCGGAGCGCACTACAACCCGACGACGAAGCGCGCTGAACTGGACAGCATCGTCGCCCTGCTCACCAACAACACCGCACTATGGGCGTTCGCGCATGCGGTCGTCGGTAGTCTGCTGACCGCTGGCGTGTTCGTGGCCGGCGTCTGTGCATGGTGGATGGTTCGTAAACCTCACGCCGACGAGGCGCGCACCATGTACCGGCCGGCCGCCATCCTTGGTTGCCTGGTCGCCCTGGCCGCTGCGGTGGGTTTGTTCTTCACCGGAGATATGCAGGGCAAGCTAATGTTCCGACAGCAGCCGATGAAGATGGCTTCAGCGGAATCGTTGTGCCACAACGAATCCGACCCGTACTTCTCAATTCTCACCATCGGCACCCACAATAATTGCGACAGCATCACACGCGTGATCGAGGCTCGATACGTGCTTCCCTTCCTGGCGGAAGGGAAGTTCAGCGGCGTCACGCTGGAAGGCGTCAAGGATATTCAGCAGCGCTACGAGAAGCAGTTTGGTCCGGGAGACTACCGACCGAACCTGTTCGTGACGTACTGGGCATTTCGCGTCATGGTGGGGCTCCTTGTAGTACCCTCGTTGTTTTCCATTGTCGCGCTGTGGATGACGCGCGGTAAACGGGTCGTGGACCGGCAGTGGTTTTCCTGGCTGGCGCTGTTGACCATCCCCACGCCATTTTTGGCCAACAGCGCCGGCTGGGTGTTCACCGAGATGGGACGGCAACCCTGGGTCGTGGTGCCCAATCCAGGTGGAGATCAATCGATCCGAATCACCGTGGCGCAGGCTGTTTCTGATCACGCACCGGCAATGGTGATGTTCTCACTGGCAACGCTAACCCTGGTTTATGCCGCGCTCGCGGTCATTTGGTTCTGGCTGCTGCGCCGCTATGTGGCCGCGGGGCCCCAGGAACACGACGCCGAACCGGTGCCGCGCCCATCACCCGACCAAGAACAGGTCGCGCCGCTGTCGTTTGCCTACTAA
- a CDS encoding lipase maturation factor family protein, whose amino-acid sequence MGWFTAPEYWLGRLILERGVAAVYLIAFVAAARQFRALLGEHGMLPIPRYLARQSFWQAPSLFHFHYSDRFFSGISWFGAALSAGIVAGLADLVPLWAAMLMWLVLWVLYLSIVNVGQTWYSFGWESLLLETGFLAIFLGNARVGPPLLAMWLARLLLFRLEFGAGLIKLRGDPCWRNLTCLYYHHETQPMPGPLSWFFHHLPRPLHRIEVAVNHFAQLVVPFGLFAPQPVASMAGAVVVITQLWLVISGNFAWLNWLTILLGCSVIDDSSWSMVLPVPKPPAFAEPPLWFAGLVIAFTALSLFLSYWPMRNMMSRHQRMNMSFNPFHLVNTYGAFGSIGRIRNELIVEGTDEPTLTEQTVWREYEFKGKPGAVRRLPRQWAPYHLRLDWLMWFAAISPLYAERWLGPFLVRLLQNDRATLRLLRHNPFPGSAPRYVRVQLYQYRYTTFRELLRERAWWHRALIGEYVGPVTLGKTKTSPASGD is encoded by the coding sequence ATGGGATGGTTTACGGCACCCGAATATTGGCTGGGCAGACTGATCCTCGAGCGCGGCGTAGCGGCTGTCTATCTGATCGCATTCGTCGCGGCAGCGCGCCAATTCCGGGCGCTTCTCGGGGAGCACGGCATGCTGCCAATACCGCGTTATCTAGCTCGGCAGAGTTTCTGGCAGGCGCCGAGCCTTTTTCATTTCCACTATTCGGACCGGTTTTTCTCCGGCATCTCCTGGTTCGGTGCGGCGCTGTCAGCGGGGATAGTCGCCGGGCTCGCCGACCTCGTCCCGTTGTGGGCGGCGATGCTGATGTGGCTGGTGCTGTGGGTGCTCTATCTGTCGATCGTCAACGTCGGCCAGACGTGGTATTCGTTCGGCTGGGAGTCGCTGCTGCTGGAGACCGGCTTTCTCGCGATCTTCCTCGGTAACGCCCGCGTCGGCCCGCCGCTGCTGGCGATGTGGCTGGCGCGGTTGCTGTTGTTCCGGCTGGAGTTCGGTGCCGGCTTGATCAAGCTGCGCGGTGACCCGTGCTGGCGCAACCTGACCTGCCTTTACTACCACCACGAGACCCAGCCCATGCCCGGGCCGCTGAGTTGGTTCTTCCATCACCTGCCCAGGCCGCTGCACCGAATTGAAGTAGCGGTCAATCATTTCGCCCAACTCGTGGTCCCGTTCGGGTTGTTCGCGCCGCAGCCGGTTGCCAGCATGGCCGGCGCGGTCGTCGTCATCACCCAACTGTGGCTGGTGATTTCCGGCAACTTCGCCTGGCTTAATTGGCTGACGATCTTGCTGGGCTGCAGTGTGATCGACGACTCGTCGTGGTCCATGGTGCTGCCGGTGCCCAAGCCGCCGGCGTTTGCCGAGCCGCCGCTTTGGTTCGCCGGACTGGTGATCGCCTTCACGGCGCTGTCGCTGTTTTTGAGCTATTGGCCGATGCGCAACATGATGTCGCGCCACCAGCGCATGAACATGTCGTTCAACCCGTTTCACCTCGTCAACACTTATGGGGCGTTTGGAAGCATCGGGCGGATTCGCAACGAGCTAATCGTCGAGGGTACCGACGAGCCCACGCTCACTGAGCAGACGGTGTGGAGGGAGTACGAATTTAAAGGCAAACCCGGCGCGGTCCGCCGGCTGCCTCGGCAATGGGCGCCGTACCATCTGCGTCTGGACTGGCTCATGTGGTTCGCCGCTATCTCACCGCTGTACGCCGAGCGATGGCTAGGCCCCTTCCTGGTGCGGCTTTTGCAGAACGACCGCGCGACACTGCGCTTGCTGCGTCACAACCCATTCCCCGGTTCCGCGCCACGGTACGTGCGCGTGCAGCTCTACCAGTACCGCTACACCACATTTCGGGAGTTGCTGCGCGAACGAGCCTGGTGGCATCGTGCCCTAATCGGTGAGTACGTCGGTCCGGTCACGCTTGGCAAGACGAAAACATCTCCCGCGTCCGGCGATTGA
- the cydB gene encoding cytochrome d ubiquinol oxidase subunit II codes for MGLQELWFVILAVLFLGFFILEGFDFGAGMLMAPLGRIAKGDREAHRRAVLNTIGPVWDGNEVWLITAGASMFAAFPNWYATVFSALYLPLLAILFGMILRAVAIEWRGKIDDTRWRIWADCGIAAGSWLPGILWGVAFAILVRGLPVDARHHVHLSFGDVVNAYTVLGGIASGALFLFHGAVFLVLKTEQAVHEDALRVATALSLPATVVLGAFGLWTQLAHGKGWTWWVLAVAVAAQSVAVGLVWWRRLRRNAMTGNRGEGWAFVCTTLVVAAVVVLLFGALYPDLVPSTLNPNWSVTIYNGSSTPYTLRFMSWAALIFAPLVMVYQGWTYWVFRRRISAERIPESIGLPRAAA; via the coding sequence GTGGGCCTGCAGGAGTTGTGGTTCGTGATCCTCGCCGTGCTCTTTCTCGGGTTTTTCATCCTGGAAGGCTTTGACTTCGGTGCCGGGATGTTGATGGCGCCGTTGGGTCGCATCGCGAAAGGCGACCGCGAGGCCCATCGACGCGCCGTCCTCAACACGATCGGGCCGGTCTGGGACGGCAACGAGGTATGGCTGATCACCGCGGGCGCGTCGATGTTTGCGGCGTTCCCGAACTGGTATGCCACGGTGTTCTCCGCGCTCTATCTGCCGTTGCTGGCGATCTTGTTTGGCATGATTCTTCGGGCGGTCGCCATCGAATGGCGTGGCAAGATCGACGACACGAGATGGCGCATCTGGGCTGACTGCGGGATTGCGGCGGGATCGTGGCTGCCTGGAATTCTGTGGGGGGTGGCCTTCGCCATCTTGGTGCGCGGATTGCCCGTCGACGCGCGGCATCACGTTCACCTGTCGTTTGGCGACGTCGTCAATGCCTACACGGTGCTCGGTGGGATCGCCTCCGGTGCGCTGTTCCTTTTCCACGGCGCGGTATTTCTCGTCCTGAAAACTGAGCAGGCAGTGCATGAGGACGCGCTGCGCGTTGCGACCGCATTGTCGTTGCCGGCGACCGTGGTGTTGGGTGCGTTCGGGCTGTGGACTCAGCTGGCTCATGGAAAAGGGTGGACGTGGTGGGTCCTGGCGGTTGCAGTGGCAGCCCAGTCGGTGGCGGTCGGGCTGGTGTGGTGGCGGCGGTTGCGGCGCAATGCGATGACCGGTAACCGCGGTGAGGGTTGGGCGTTCGTGTGTACGACGCTGGTTGTTGCCGCGGTGGTGGTGTTGCTGTTCGGCGCCTTGTACCCCGACCTGGTCCCGTCGACACTGAATCCGAACTGGAGCGTCACCATCTACAACGGCTCGTCGACCCCGTACACACTGCGGTTCATGTCCTGGGCGGCATTGATCTTCGCGCCACTTGTCATGGTGTACCAGGGTTGGACGTATTGGGTGTTTCGCCGACGGATCTCCGCCGAGCGCATACCGGAATCGATAGGCTTGCCGAGGGCCGCGGCGTGA
- a CDS encoding alpha-(1->3)-arabinofuranosyltransferase, translating to MSRRWLWVVCAVALTLSFAQSPGQISPDTKLDLTANPLRFLARATSLWNSELPFGQAQNQAYGYLFPHGTFFLAGHLLGLPGWVTQRLWWALLLTVGFWGLLRVAEVLGIGSPTSRVIAAAAFALSPRVLTTVGSISSETLPIMLAPWVLLPTIVALRAEPGRSVRRLAGQAGLAVALMGAVNAIATVAGCLPAVVWWACHRPCRVWWRYTGWWLLALALATLWWLVALILLARISPPFLDFIESSGVTTQWSSLVEVLRGTASWTPFVAPHATAGAPLVTGSVAILGTCLVAAGGLAGLAGLAGRGAPGSGRLVTMLLVGIVLLAAGYSGGLGSPLAHQVQAFLDAGGAPLRNVHKLESLIRIPVALGLAQLLGRIPLPGSAPVRDWVRAFAHPERDKRVAVGIVVLIALMVSTSLAWTGRLTPPGTFRAIPQYWRDAAEWLAEHNTGTPMPGRVLVVPGAPFATQVWGTSHDEPLQVLGDSPWGVRDSIPLTPPQTIRALDSVQRLFAAGRPSAGLADTLSRQGISYVVVRNDLDPETSRSARPILVHRAIAGSPRLQKVAQFGPPVGAGVLPGFVTDSGLRPPYPAVEIYRVTAAAGNPAAPYFADIDQLARIDGGPEVLLRLDERRRLLNDPPLGPVLMTADARRAGLAAPLVTVTDTPLARETDYGRVDLHSSAIRAPGDARHTYNRVPDYPVPGADTVFGGWTGGRLSASSSSSDATALPDVAPSTSPVAAVDGDPATAWVSNALQAAVGQWLQVDFDHPVTNGVITLTPSATAVGAQIRRIQVATVNGTTTLRFDEPGKPLTAALPYGETPWVRITAIGTDDGSAGVQFAITDLSVTQYDASGFAHPVALRHTVLVPGPPSNSVVAQWNLGSEPLGRPGCAEAPDGVHCAASMALTPEEQVGFSRTLTVPRPMSVTPRVWVRPRQGPQLADLIAEPDTVRARGDSDLIDVLGSAYAATDGDPATAWTAPQHVVQYKTPPTLTLTLPRPAEVTGLRLTASRSAVPAHPTMVAVDLGDGPQVRELKSSDAAGPQTIRLKSRTTDTITLSLLNWNDVIDRTALGFDQLKPPGLAEVAVLGGDDRPVAGADANRNRSREITVDCAHGPVLAIAGRFVHTSIRTTAGALLDGEPVAAQPCEREPIALPAGQQELVISPGDAFAVDGAELTDPSTPELPSATRVLAETGAWGPARREVRAPTANTARVLVVPESINPGWVARTGDGTRLTPVAVNGWQQGWVVPAGTAGTITLTFVSNSLYRTGLLGGLALLPVLALLAWWPARRRLVDDEPARPWAPRRWGMVAVVAAGTLIAGIVGFAVFGAALALRYALRHRQRMCEAVTVGLSAGGLIVAGAVLSRHPWRSVDGYAGHSPGVQLLALISLAMLASAATMRAGYRPEEEPRN from the coding sequence CTGTCGCGGCGCTGGCTGTGGGTGGTCTGCGCGGTCGCGCTGACCTTGAGCTTCGCCCAGTCGCCGGGACAGATCTCGCCCGACACCAAACTCGACCTGACCGCCAACCCCCTGCGCTTTCTGGCCCGAGCGACCAGCCTGTGGAACAGCGAGCTGCCGTTCGGCCAAGCGCAAAACCAGGCCTATGGCTACCTGTTTCCGCATGGCACGTTCTTCCTTGCCGGGCATTTGCTTGGGCTGCCGGGTTGGGTCACCCAGCGGCTCTGGTGGGCCTTGCTGCTCACGGTCGGGTTTTGGGGGTTGCTGCGGGTCGCTGAAGTGCTCGGGATCGGCAGCCCGACGTCACGGGTGATCGCCGCCGCGGCGTTTGCGCTATCGCCGCGGGTGCTGACCACGGTCGGGTCGATTTCCTCGGAAACCCTGCCGATCATGTTGGCGCCGTGGGTGTTGCTGCCCACCATCGTGGCGCTCCGCGCGGAACCCGGCCGGTCGGTGCGTCGGCTGGCCGGACAGGCCGGGCTCGCGGTCGCGCTGATGGGCGCGGTCAACGCGATCGCCACGGTAGCGGGTTGCCTGCCCGCCGTCGTCTGGTGGGCGTGCCATCGACCCTGCCGGGTGTGGTGGCGGTACACGGGGTGGTGGCTGCTGGCGCTGGCGCTGGCGACGCTGTGGTGGCTGGTGGCGTTGATCCTGCTGGCCCGGATCAGCCCGCCGTTCCTGGACTTCATCGAATCCTCAGGCGTCACCACCCAATGGTCGTCGCTGGTCGAGGTGCTGCGCGGTACGGCCAGCTGGACTCCATTCGTGGCGCCCCACGCAACCGCGGGCGCGCCGCTGGTCACCGGCTCGGTGGCCATCTTGGGCACCTGCCTGGTCGCGGCCGGCGGCTTGGCGGGCCTGGCTGGGTTAGCCGGGCGCGGCGCGCCCGGAAGCGGGCGGCTAGTGACGATGCTGCTGGTCGGCATCGTGCTGTTGGCCGCCGGCTACTCCGGTGGACTGGGCTCGCCGCTGGCCCACCAGGTGCAAGCGTTCCTTGACGCGGGCGGCGCACCGCTGCGCAACGTGCACAAACTGGAGTCACTGATCCGGATTCCGGTCGCGCTGGGCCTCGCGCAGCTGCTCGGCCGGATACCGCTGCCCGGCAGCGCCCCGGTCCGCGACTGGGTCCGCGCATTCGCCCATCCCGAACGCGACAAGCGGGTTGCGGTCGGAATCGTGGTGCTGATCGCACTGATGGTCAGTACCTCGCTGGCCTGGACTGGCCGGCTCACGCCGCCGGGCACCTTCCGTGCGATACCTCAATATTGGCGCGACGCCGCCGAGTGGCTCGCCGAGCACAACACGGGCACGCCGATGCCCGGACGGGTGCTAGTGGTTCCTGGCGCACCCTTCGCCACCCAGGTCTGGGGGACCAGTCACGACGAGCCGCTGCAGGTCCTCGGTGATAGCCCGTGGGGGGTACGTGACTCCATCCCGTTGACCCCACCCCAAACCATCCGAGCACTGGACTCGGTGCAGCGTCTCTTCGCCGCGGGCCGGCCGTCCGCGGGGCTCGCCGATACCCTTTCCCGCCAAGGCATTTCGTATGTGGTGGTGCGCAACGATCTGGACCCCGAAACGTCGCGCTCGGCGCGCCCGATCCTGGTTCACCGCGCCATTGCCGGGTCGCCGCGGCTGCAGAAGGTGGCGCAATTCGGGCCGCCGGTAGGCGCCGGCGTCCTGCCGGGTTTCGTCACTGACAGCGGGCTGCGGCCGCCGTATCCTGCGGTCGAGATCTACCGGGTCACTGCTGCTGCCGGTAATCCGGCGGCGCCCTATTTCGCCGACATTGACCAACTCGCCCGCATCGACGGAGGCCCCGAGGTGCTGCTGCGCCTGGACGAACGACGGCGTCTGCTCAACGACCCGCCGCTGGGGCCGGTGCTGATGACTGCCGACGCCCGGCGTGCCGGCCTCGCGGCGCCCCTAGTCACGGTCACCGACACCCCGTTGGCGCGGGAGACCGACTACGGCCGGGTGGACCTGCACTCGTCGGCGATCCGCGCGCCAGGCGACGCTCGTCACACCTACAACCGGGTGCCGGATTATCCGGTTCCAGGTGCCGACACGGTTTTCGGGGGTTGGACCGGTGGCCGGCTCAGCGCGTCGAGCTCGTCGTCGGACGCCACCGCGCTGCCCGACGTCGCACCCTCCACCTCGCCGGTCGCGGCCGTCGACGGCGATCCGGCGACCGCGTGGGTGTCCAATGCGCTGCAAGCCGCGGTCGGTCAATGGCTGCAGGTCGATTTCGACCACCCAGTGACCAACGGCGTCATCACCCTCACTCCCAGCGCGACCGCCGTCGGCGCCCAGATCCGCCGCATCCAGGTCGCCACCGTCAACGGCACCACGACGCTGCGGTTCGATGAGCCCGGCAAACCGCTCACCGCGGCGCTGCCCTACGGCGAAACACCCTGGGTGCGGATCACCGCCATCGGCACCGACGACGGGTCCGCCGGTGTGCAATTCGCCATTACCGACCTGTCGGTCACCCAGTACGACGCGTCGGGCTTCGCGCACCCGGTCGCGCTGCGTCACACCGTGCTGGTCCCGGGTCCGCCATCGAATTCGGTTGTCGCACAATGGAATCTGGGTTCGGAGCCACTGGGAAGACCGGGCTGCGCCGAAGCGCCCGACGGGGTGCACTGCGCGGCGTCGATGGCACTGACTCCAGAGGAACAGGTCGGTTTCAGCCGAACGTTGACCGTGCCGCGGCCGATGTCGGTGACGCCGAGGGTGTGGGTGCGGCCGCGGCAAGGGCCTCAGCTGGCCGACCTGATCGCCGAGCCGGACACCGTGCGGGCCCGCGGCGACTCCGACCTTATCGACGTGCTCGGCTCGGCATACGCCGCCACCGACGGAGATCCGGCGACCGCGTGGACGGCTCCGCAGCACGTCGTGCAGTACAAGACGCCGCCCACGCTCACCCTCACGTTGCCGCGGCCCGCGGAGGTGACCGGGTTGCGGCTGACCGCGAGCCGCTCTGCGGTGCCCGCCCACCCGACCATGGTGGCGGTCGACCTCGGCGACGGCCCACAGGTCCGCGAACTGAAATCGAGCGACGCGGCCGGCCCGCAGACAATCCGGCTGAAATCCCGGACTACCGACACCATCACGCTCAGCTTGCTGAACTGGAACGACGTCATCGACCGGACGGCGTTGGGCTTCGATCAGCTCAAGCCGCCGGGCCTCGCGGAGGTGGCGGTACTTGGCGGCGACGATCGACCGGTGGCAGGCGCCGATGCCAACCGCAACAGGTCCCGGGAGATCACCGTCGACTGCGCTCACGGCCCGGTCCTGGCAATCGCGGGCCGTTTCGTGCACACCTCGATCCGCACCACGGCGGGGGCGTTGCTCGACGGCGAACCGGTAGCGGCCCAACCCTGCGAGCGCGAGCCCATCGCGCTGCCGGCCGGACAGCAGGAGCTGGTGATCAGCCCCGGCGACGCGTTTGCGGTCGACGGGGCCGAGCTGACGGATCCTTCTACACCTGAATTGCCCAGTGCCACCAGAGTTCTCGCTGAAACGGGCGCGTGGGGGCCAGCGCGCCGCGAGGTTAGGGCACCGACTGCCAACACCGCGCGGGTGCTGGTGGTGCCGGAAAGCATCAACCCGGGCTGGGTGGCGCGCACCGGCGACGGGACCAGGCTGACGCCGGTCGCGGTCAACGGCTGGCAGCAGGGCTGGGTCGTGCCCGCGGGCACCGCGGGCACGATCACGCTGACTTTTGTTTCGAACTCGCTGTACCGCACCGGGCTGCTGGGTGGTCTGGCGCTGCTGCCTGTGCTGGCCCTGCTCGCGTGGTGGCCGGCGCGGCGGCGGCTTGTCGACGACGAGCCCGCGCGGCCATGGGCGCCGCGGCGCTGGGGCATGGTCGCGGTCGTGGCAGCAGGGACGCTGATCGCCGGCATCGTGGGGTTCGCCGTGTTCGGCGCGGCCCTGGCTTTGCGGTACGCGCTGCGCCACCGGCAGCGGATGTGCGAGGCGGTCACTGTCGGGTTGAGCGCCGGCGGGCTCATCGTGGCGGGTGCGGTGCTATCGCGGCATCCCTGGCGGTCGGTCGACGGCTACGCCGGCCATTCACCGGGTGTGCAGTTGCTGGCGCTGATCTCGCTCGCAATGCTCGCTTCAGCGGCGACGATGCGGGCCGGGTATCGGCCCGAGGAGGAGCCGCGCAACTAG
- a CDS encoding acetolactate synthase large subunit, producing the protein MVKCLENEGVSVVFGIPGEENIRFVQALAASDIRYVLTRHEQGAAFMAEMYGRVTGRAAVVSSTLGPGAINMQLGVADATTNSTPLVAISAQVGRDREYKESHQYVDLVSMFAPITRWADGVPTARAIPEMVRKAFKVAETERPAAVYLAVPEDIDADTTEYADLTPLPRNVVRAEAPAAGQVQRAVEVLRKAQRPVVLAGHGAARNDASTALIRFADELGIPVANTFHGKGVMPDDHPHSIGTIGFMRHDYVNFGFDNADVVIAVGYELQEFDPVQINPTADKKIIHIHRFPAEVDVHYPVAVGIIGDISASLNALTDALAGHRYSSAATAPACDLLAEEFARGQQDSRFPLAPQRVVADTRAALGRNDVVLVDTGATKMWMARLYPTYERNTCLISNGLSTMSFALPGAIGVKLARPDCKVLAAVGDGAFMMNSQEIETAVRERIPLVVLIWEDGGYGLIEWKMDLELGNHYYVKFGNPDVVKYAESFGAKGYRITCAEELLPTLKTALDDDGVSVISCPVDYSENLRLTERLGQLDATL; encoded by the coding sequence ATGGTCAAATGCCTCGAAAACGAGGGTGTGTCCGTCGTCTTCGGGATACCGGGCGAGGAGAACATCCGGTTTGTGCAGGCTCTGGCCGCATCGGATATCCGCTATGTGCTCACCCGCCATGAGCAGGGCGCGGCGTTCATGGCCGAGATGTATGGCCGCGTCACGGGACGCGCGGCCGTGGTGTCGAGCACGTTGGGCCCGGGTGCGATCAACATGCAACTCGGCGTCGCCGATGCCACCACCAACAGCACCCCGCTGGTCGCGATCTCCGCCCAGGTCGGCCGCGACCGTGAGTACAAGGAGTCGCACCAATACGTCGACCTGGTGTCGATGTTCGCTCCGATCACCCGCTGGGCCGACGGCGTTCCCACCGCGCGGGCGATTCCGGAAATGGTCCGCAAAGCGTTCAAGGTGGCCGAGACGGAACGTCCGGCCGCGGTTTACCTGGCCGTGCCCGAGGACATCGATGCCGACACCACCGAATATGCAGACCTCACCCCGCTGCCCCGCAACGTCGTCCGCGCCGAGGCCCCGGCGGCGGGCCAGGTTCAACGGGCCGTCGAAGTCTTACGTAAGGCGCAGCGTCCGGTGGTGCTGGCCGGGCATGGCGCTGCCCGCAACGACGCCAGCACGGCTTTGATCCGGTTTGCCGACGAGCTGGGGATCCCGGTGGCTAACACCTTCCACGGCAAAGGCGTGATGCCCGACGACCACCCCCACAGCATCGGCACCATCGGGTTCATGCGGCATGACTACGTCAATTTCGGGTTCGACAACGCCGATGTCGTCATTGCTGTCGGCTATGAACTGCAGGAATTCGACCCCGTGCAGATCAACCCGACTGCCGACAAGAAGATCATCCACATCCACCGCTTCCCCGCCGAAGTGGACGTGCACTACCCGGTTGCGGTCGGCATCATCGGAGACATCAGTGCGTCGCTGAACGCGCTGACCGATGCCTTAGCGGGGCACCGCTACTCCAGCGCCGCCACGGCCCCAGCCTGCGATCTGCTAGCCGAGGAATTCGCTCGTGGACAACAGGATTCGCGATTTCCGCTGGCGCCGCAGCGGGTGGTCGCCGATACCCGTGCCGCGCTGGGGCGCAACGACGTGGTGCTTGTCGACACCGGCGCGACCAAGATGTGGATGGCCCGCCTGTATCCCACCTATGAGCGCAACACCTGTTTGATCTCAAACGGATTGTCCACCATGTCTTTTGCGTTGCCGGGAGCGATCGGGGTCAAGCTAGCACGCCCGGACTGCAAGGTATTGGCTGCCGTGGGCGACGGGGCATTCATGATGAACTCGCAAGAAATCGAGACCGCCGTCCGGGAGCGGATACCGCTAGTGGTGCTGATCTGGGAGGACGGCGGCTATGGGCTCATCGAATGGAAAATGGACCTCGAACTCGGCAACCACTACTACGTCAAATTCGGCAACCCGGACGTGGTGAAATACGCGGAAAGCTTCGGCGCCAAAGGATATCGCATCACCTGTGCGGAGGAATTACTGCCGACGCTGAAAACCGCGCTTGACGACGACGGGGTGTCGGTGATTTCCTGCCCGGTCGACTATTCGGAGAATCTGCGCCTGACCGAGCGACTCGGCCAGCTGGACGCGACGCTATAG
- a CDS encoding TOBE domain-containing protein, whose protein sequence is MRLSTRNQLKGTIAEVALGNVMAIVKVRLDGGDQVITSSITKDAAQELGLKAGQPATVFIKSTEVTIGVD, encoded by the coding sequence ATGCGCCTGTCTACCCGAAACCAACTCAAAGGAACCATTGCCGAAGTCGCCCTGGGCAACGTCATGGCGATCGTCAAGGTACGGCTCGACGGTGGAGATCAGGTCATCACATCCTCGATTACCAAAGATGCCGCCCAAGAGCTGGGCCTCAAGGCCGGTCAACCCGCGACGGTGTTCATCAAGTCGACAGAAGTGACGATCGGCGTCGACTAA